From one Planococcus citri chromosome 3, ihPlaCitr1.1, whole genome shotgun sequence genomic stretch:
- the LOC135841159 gene encoding troponin T, skeletal muscle-like isoform X3: protein MSDDEEVYTDSEEEAGDGDPEFVKRQEAKSSALDEQLKEYIIEWRKQRTKEEDDLKRLKEKQAKRKVMRAEEEKRMAERKKQEEERRQREAEEKKQKEIEEKRRRLEEAEKKRQAMMAALKENQSKTKGPNFTISKKDAGVSLSSAQIERNKTKEQIEEEKRISLSFRIKPLQIDGFNIQKLQSKARELWDCIVKLETEKYDLEERQKRQDYDLKELKERQKQQLRHKALKKGLDPEALTGKYPPKIQVASKYERRVDTRSYDDKKKLFEGGHQDYVKESTEKNWSEKVGQFENRPKCKLPKWFGERPGKKKDDPDTPEEEELKKAEEDLDIEEPTFGNDDEEVEEEEEVEEEEEEEEEEEEEEEEEEEEEEEEEEE from the exons ATGTCCGACGACGAAGAAGTTTACAC tgacTCTGAAGAGGAGGC AGGAGATGGAGATCCCGAATTCGTTAAG aGACAAGAAGCTAAAAGCTCTGCTTTAGACGAACAATTGAAAGAATACATCATAGAATGGAGAAAACAACGAACAAAGGAAGAAGACGACTTGAAACGTCTGAAAGAAAAACAAGCCAAACGcaag GTCATGCGTGCAGAAGAAGAGAAACGTATGGCTGAACGTAAAAAGCAAGAAGAAGAAAGACGCCAACGCGAGGCtgaagaaaagaaacaaaaagaaatcgaagaaaaaagaCGACGATTGGAAGAAGCCGAAAAGAAACGTCAAGCAATGATGGCTGCTCTTAAA GAAAACCAAAGCAAAACCAAGggaccgaatttcaccattagTAAAAAAGATGCCGGA GTATCCTTATCTTCTGCTCAAATCGAAAGAAATAAAACTAAAGaacaaattgaagaagaaaagagAATATCGTTAAGCTTCAGAATTAAACCCCTTCAAATTGATggtttcaacattcaaaaattgcaatccAAAGCTAGAGAATTGTGGGATTGCATTGTGAAACTTGAAACTGAGAAATACGACTTGGAAGAAAGACAGAAACGCCAAGATTATGAC ttaaaagaattgaaagaaaGACAAAAGCAACAACTTAGGCACAAAGCCCTGAAGAAAGGACTGGATCCTGA agCATTAACTGGCAAATACCCA ccaaaaatccAAGTTGCCTCAAAATATGAAAGAAGAGTGGACACAAGGTCGTACGACGACAAGAAGAAACTTTTCGAAGGA GGTCATCAAGACTATGTTAAAGAAAGTACCGAGAAAAATTGGTCAGAAAAAGTAGGACAGTTTGAGAACCGCCCCAAAT GCAAATTACCAAAATGGTTCGGTGAACGACCAGGTAAAAAGAAGGATGATCCCGATACCCCTGAAGAAGAAGAATTGAAGAAAGCTGAAGAAGACCTTGATATCGAAGAACCTACCTTTGGAAACGACGATGAAGAAGTTGAAGAAGAAGAGGaggtagaagaagaagaagaagaagaagaagaagaagaagaagaa
- the LOC135841159 gene encoding troponin T, skeletal muscle-like isoform X2 has product MSDDEEVYTDSEEEAQPEADKKKEGDGDPEFVKRQEAKSSALDEQLKEYIIEWRKQRTKEEDDLKRLKEKQAKRKVMRAEEEKRMAERKKQEEERRQREAEEKKQKEIEEKRRRLEEAEKKRQAMMAALKENQSKTKGPNFTISKKDAGVSLSSAQIERNKTKEQIEEEKRISLSFRIKPLQIDGFNIQKLQSKARELWDCIVKLETEKYDLEERQKRQDYDLKELKERQKQQLRHKALKKGLDPEALTGKYPPKIQVASKYERRVDTRSYDDKKKLFEGGFEETLKETSENYWQTKTQRFMKRRKRKLPKWFGERPGKKKDDPDTPEEEELKKAEEDLDIEEPTFGNDDEEVEEEEEVEEEEEEEEEEEEEEEEEEEEEEEEEEE; this is encoded by the exons ATGTCCGACGACGAAGAAGTTTACAC tgacTCTGAAGAGGAGGC GCAACCAGAAGCAGATAAGAAGAAAGA AGGAGATGGAGATCCCGAATTCGTTAAG aGACAAGAAGCTAAAAGCTCTGCTTTAGACGAACAATTGAAAGAATACATCATAGAATGGAGAAAACAACGAACAAAGGAAGAAGACGACTTGAAACGTCTGAAAGAAAAACAAGCCAAACGcaag GTCATGCGTGCAGAAGAAGAGAAACGTATGGCTGAACGTAAAAAGCAAGAAGAAGAAAGACGCCAACGCGAGGCtgaagaaaagaaacaaaaagaaatcgaagaaaaaagaCGACGATTGGAAGAAGCCGAAAAGAAACGTCAAGCAATGATGGCTGCTCTTAAA GAAAACCAAAGCAAAACCAAGggaccgaatttcaccattagTAAAAAAGATGCCGGA GTATCCTTATCTTCTGCTCAAATCGAAAGAAATAAAACTAAAGaacaaattgaagaagaaaagagAATATCGTTAAGCTTCAGAATTAAACCCCTTCAAATTGATggtttcaacattcaaaaattgcaatccAAAGCTAGAGAATTGTGGGATTGCATTGTGAAACTTGAAACTGAGAAATACGACTTGGAAGAAAGACAGAAACGCCAAGATTATGAC ttaaaagaattgaaagaaaGACAAAAGCAACAACTTAGGCACAAAGCCCTGAAGAAAGGACTGGATCCTGA agCATTAACTGGCAAATACCCA ccaaaaatccAAGTTGCCTCAAAATATGAAAGAAGAGTGGACACAAGGTCGTACGACGACAAGAAGAAACTTTTCGAAGGA gGTTTCGAAGAAACGTTAAAAGAGACATCGGAAAATTATTGGCAAACCAAAACGCAACGGTTTATGAAACGTCGTAAAC GCAAATTACCAAAATGGTTCGGTGAACGACCAGGTAAAAAGAAGGATGATCCCGATACCCCTGAAGAAGAAGAATTGAAGAAAGCTGAAGAAGACCTTGATATCGAAGAACCTACCTTTGGAAACGACGATGAAGAAGTTGAAGAAGAAGAGGaggtagaagaagaagaagaagaagaagaagaagaagaagaagaa
- the LOC135841159 gene encoding troponin T, skeletal muscle-like isoform X1, which yields MSDDEEVYTDSEEEAQPEADKKKEGDGDPEFVKRQEAKSSALDEQLKEYIIEWRKQRTKEEDDLKRLKEKQAKRKVMRAEEEKRMAERKKQEEERRQREAEEKKQKEIEEKRRRLEEAEKKRQAMMAALKENQSKTKGPNFTISKKDAGVSLSSAQIERNKTKEQIEEEKRISLSFRIKPLQIDGFNIQKLQSKARELWDCIVKLETEKYDLEERQKRQDYDLKELKERQKQQLRHKALKKGLDPEALTGKYPPKIQVASKYERRVDTRSYDDKKKLFEGGHQDYVKESTEKNWSEKVGQFENRPKCKLPKWFGERPGKKKDDPDTPEEEELKKAEEDLDIEEPTFGNDDEEVEEEEEVEEEEEEEEEEEEEEEEEEEEEEEEEEE from the exons ATGTCCGACGACGAAGAAGTTTACAC tgacTCTGAAGAGGAGGC GCAACCAGAAGCAGATAAGAAGAAAGA AGGAGATGGAGATCCCGAATTCGTTAAG aGACAAGAAGCTAAAAGCTCTGCTTTAGACGAACAATTGAAAGAATACATCATAGAATGGAGAAAACAACGAACAAAGGAAGAAGACGACTTGAAACGTCTGAAAGAAAAACAAGCCAAACGcaag GTCATGCGTGCAGAAGAAGAGAAACGTATGGCTGAACGTAAAAAGCAAGAAGAAGAAAGACGCCAACGCGAGGCtgaagaaaagaaacaaaaagaaatcgaagaaaaaagaCGACGATTGGAAGAAGCCGAAAAGAAACGTCAAGCAATGATGGCTGCTCTTAAA GAAAACCAAAGCAAAACCAAGggaccgaatttcaccattagTAAAAAAGATGCCGGA GTATCCTTATCTTCTGCTCAAATCGAAAGAAATAAAACTAAAGaacaaattgaagaagaaaagagAATATCGTTAAGCTTCAGAATTAAACCCCTTCAAATTGATggtttcaacattcaaaaattgcaatccAAAGCTAGAGAATTGTGGGATTGCATTGTGAAACTTGAAACTGAGAAATACGACTTGGAAGAAAGACAGAAACGCCAAGATTATGAC ttaaaagaattgaaagaaaGACAAAAGCAACAACTTAGGCACAAAGCCCTGAAGAAAGGACTGGATCCTGA agCATTAACTGGCAAATACCCA ccaaaaatccAAGTTGCCTCAAAATATGAAAGAAGAGTGGACACAAGGTCGTACGACGACAAGAAGAAACTTTTCGAAGGA GGTCATCAAGACTATGTTAAAGAAAGTACCGAGAAAAATTGGTCAGAAAAAGTAGGACAGTTTGAGAACCGCCCCAAAT GCAAATTACCAAAATGGTTCGGTGAACGACCAGGTAAAAAGAAGGATGATCCCGATACCCCTGAAGAAGAAGAATTGAAGAAAGCTGAAGAAGACCTTGATATCGAAGAACCTACCTTTGGAAACGACGATGAAGAAGTTGAAGAAGAAGAGGaggtagaagaagaagaagaagaagaagaagaagaagaagaagaa
- the LOC135841159 gene encoding troponin T, skeletal muscle-like isoform X4, which produces MSDDEEVYTGDGDPEFVKRQEAKSSALDEQLKEYIIEWRKQRTKEEDDLKRLKEKQAKRKVMRAEEEKRMAERKKQEEERRQREAEEKKQKEIEEKRRRLEEAEKKRQAMMAALKENQSKTKGPNFTISKKDAGVSLSSAQIERNKTKEQIEEEKRISLSFRIKPLQIDGFNIQKLQSKARELWDCIVKLETEKYDLEERQKRQDYDLKELKERQKQQLRHKALKKGLDPEALTGKYPPKIQVASKYERRVDTRSYDDKKKLFEGGHQDYVKESTEKNWSEKVGQFENRPKCKLPKWFGERPGKKKDDPDTPEEEELKKAEEDLDIEEPTFGNDDEEVEEEEEVEEEEEEEEEEEEEEEEEEEEEEEEEEE; this is translated from the exons ATGTCCGACGACGAAGAAGTTTACAC AGGAGATGGAGATCCCGAATTCGTTAAG aGACAAGAAGCTAAAAGCTCTGCTTTAGACGAACAATTGAAAGAATACATCATAGAATGGAGAAAACAACGAACAAAGGAAGAAGACGACTTGAAACGTCTGAAAGAAAAACAAGCCAAACGcaag GTCATGCGTGCAGAAGAAGAGAAACGTATGGCTGAACGTAAAAAGCAAGAAGAAGAAAGACGCCAACGCGAGGCtgaagaaaagaaacaaaaagaaatcgaagaaaaaagaCGACGATTGGAAGAAGCCGAAAAGAAACGTCAAGCAATGATGGCTGCTCTTAAA GAAAACCAAAGCAAAACCAAGggaccgaatttcaccattagTAAAAAAGATGCCGGA GTATCCTTATCTTCTGCTCAAATCGAAAGAAATAAAACTAAAGaacaaattgaagaagaaaagagAATATCGTTAAGCTTCAGAATTAAACCCCTTCAAATTGATggtttcaacattcaaaaattgcaatccAAAGCTAGAGAATTGTGGGATTGCATTGTGAAACTTGAAACTGAGAAATACGACTTGGAAGAAAGACAGAAACGCCAAGATTATGAC ttaaaagaattgaaagaaaGACAAAAGCAACAACTTAGGCACAAAGCCCTGAAGAAAGGACTGGATCCTGA agCATTAACTGGCAAATACCCA ccaaaaatccAAGTTGCCTCAAAATATGAAAGAAGAGTGGACACAAGGTCGTACGACGACAAGAAGAAACTTTTCGAAGGA GGTCATCAAGACTATGTTAAAGAAAGTACCGAGAAAAATTGGTCAGAAAAAGTAGGACAGTTTGAGAACCGCCCCAAAT GCAAATTACCAAAATGGTTCGGTGAACGACCAGGTAAAAAGAAGGATGATCCCGATACCCCTGAAGAAGAAGAATTGAAGAAAGCTGAAGAAGACCTTGATATCGAAGAACCTACCTTTGGAAACGACGATGAAGAAGTTGAAGAAGAAGAGGaggtagaagaagaagaagaagaagaagaagaagaagaagaagaa